The proteins below are encoded in one region of Helicoverpa zea isolate HzStark_Cry1AcR chromosome 21, ilHelZeax1.1, whole genome shotgun sequence:
- the LOC124640883 gene encoding uncharacterized protein LOC124640883 yields MCEKRTRKIKKGSHLTRLREARRIQRLQRLSSPSTSDDNTTVSVSPCPPAVDKNAQNRVILELAWKTVALMHKNRLIQQKIIALKKETSEFVAAIMNNPENRKRYVEHIRMYGPASQTQIQNGDHQLQLEPKV; encoded by the exons ATGTGTGAAAAAAGGACCAGGAAGATAAAGAAAG GTTCTCACCTTACCCGCCTCCGCGAAGCCAGGCGCATCCAAAGGCTGCAGAGGCTGTCATCACCATCAACCAGTGATGACAACACCACCGTATCCGTCTCCCCGTGCCCACCCGCCGTCGACAAAAACGCTCAGAACAGAGTCATACTCGAACTAGCGTGGAAGACGGTCGCACTTATGCACAAGAACAGACTCATCCAACAAAAGATCATCGCATTAAAAAAGGAGACCTCAGAATTCGTCGCCGCTATCATGAACAACCCAGAAAATAGGAAACGTTATGTAGAACACATTCGTATGTATGGGCCAGCTTCACAAACCCAAATACAAAATGGCGACCATCAACTGCAGTTGGAACCAAAGGTGTAA